In Vibrio chagasii, the sequence TACCCTTATATTTTTATTAGTGGTCACAAGCATCCTCGTTTATCGATGCATCGTGGAGCTAAAAAGAAAAAAGGTGAATACTTTGGTCCTTACCCTGACTCCGGCGCTGTGCGTGAGACGCTACACCTAATCCAAAAGATTTTCCCTGCTAGACAGTGTGAAGACACGGTTTATGCCAACAGAACTCGTCCTTGCTTGATGTATCAGATTGGTCGTTGCGCTGCGCCATGTGTCAGCTCAATCATTTCTGATGAAGAGTACAGCGAACTGGTCGACTATGTTCGTTTGTTCCTGCAAGGAAAAGATAAGTTAGTGCTTGAAACGCTTATCGAGAAGATGGACACAGCAAGCCGTGAGCTGCGCTTTGAGCAAGCTGCGACTTTCCGTGATCAGATCCAAGCGATTCGACGAGTACAAGAGCAGCAATATGTATCTGACGATTCCATGGAAGATATGGATGTGTTGGGCTTTGCTCAAGAGAATGGCGTGGCGTGTATTCATATTTTGATGATTCGCCAAGGTAAAGTCTTGGGCAGTCGAAGTCATTTTCCTAAGATCCCAAACAATACAGTGCGTGAAGAGGTTTTCTCTAGCTTCTTAAGCCAGTATTACTTAGCGCACAATGAAGCGAGGACTATTCCAACTCGTTTGATTCTGAACGCTGATTTGATGGAAGACGTCACTCCTATTCAAGAAGCCTTATGTGAAGTAGCGGGTCGCAAGATCCACTTCAATACTAATCCTTCTGGTGTTCGTGGCCGCTACCTTAAGCTATCGAATACCAATGCGTTAACGGCGATTACCACTAAGATTAATCACAAGATGACGATTAATCAGCGTTTCAAAGAGCTTCAAGAAGTGCTGTCGATGGATGCGATTAAGCGCATGGAATGTTTCGATATCAGTCATACCATGGGTGAAAGTACGATTGCGTCTTGTGTGGTGTTCAACCAAGAAGGCCCTGTTAAGCCTGAGTATCGTCGTTACAACATCACAGGCATTACCGGTGGTGATGACTATGCAGCAATGGCTCAGGCGCTTGAGAGGCGTTATTCGAAGCAGCTTGATGTTGATAAAATCCCAGACATTATCTTTATCGATGGTGGTAAAGGTCAGCTTAATCGCGCTCATGAGATTATCTCTCAATATTGGGGGGATTGGCCGTTCAGACCGAGAATGATGGGTATTGCCAAAGGCGTGACGCGTAAACCTGGTTTAGAAACTCTCATTACCCTTGAAGGTGAAGAGTTTAATTTGCCAAGTGATGCACCAGCCTTGCACCTTATTCAACATATTCGTGATGAGAGCCATAATCATGCGATTGCAGGGCATAGAGCGAAGCGCGGTAAAACGCGTCGAACCAGTGCCTTGGAAGGAATTGAAGGGATAGGACCGAAGCGTCGCCAAGCTTTGTTGAAATACATGGGGGGCTTACAAGAACTCAAGCGTGCAACTGTTGAAGAAATAGCCAAAGTGCCGGGCATTAGTCATTCTTTGGCAGAAAACATTTATCAAGCATTGAAACAATAGTAAAAATCCCGCACCATTAAAGCGCAATTAATAAGAGCCCAATAATATGCGTTTGAATATACCTAACATTTTGTCCTTACTGAGACTATTTTTGATCCCAGTATTCGTTGTTGTTTTTTACCTACCTTACCAATGGGCTCCTTTTGCTGCTGCGATGGTTTTTTGGGTAGCGGGTTTTACTGACTGGTTAGATGGCATGCTTGCTCGTAAGCTAGGGCAAACGTCTCGTTTTGGTGCCTTTATTGACCCAGTCGCAGACAAAGTGCTGGTTGCTACGGCTCTTATTTTGATTACCGAGCATTACCACTCAATTTGGGTCACTATCCCAGCTGTGACCATGATAGCTCGAGAGATCATCATCTCCGCACTTCGTGAGTGGATGGCTGAAATCGGTAAACGTGCAAGCGTCGCGGTTTCTTGGGTCGGTAAAGTTAAGACGGTTTCTCAGATGTTTGCGTTGTGGGTGCTTATCTGGCGCTATGACGATTGGATGATTTGGGTTGGCTACATTGCTCTGTACGTTGCAACGATTCTAACCTACTGGTCGATGGCACAATACTTAATGGCTGCCAAAGACGATTTGTTAGACGAAAAACACCATTGATGAAGAAGCGAGCTAAGGCTCGCTTTTTTGATCTTTAACCTAAGGTCAAATAATCAATAATGGATATCTAATGTGATATAGATCTCTTTTGAATAGCCGATACACGGTGTGTTTTGCACATAAAGTCAGCTATTTAGCCCGTTTAGTATGAAATCTATTCAAACGAATTAAAAATACAAAAATATTATTGACTCATCCGCTCGAATCCGTAGAATGCATCCCGTACCCAAGAGGATGGCAATGAGCGATTCGATTGGAGCTACTAAGGCGCCTTGGCAGAGTGGCTATGCAGCGGATTGCAAATCCGTGGACCTCGGTTCGACTCCGGGAGGCGCCTCCATTATCTCTCTACTTTAAGAGAAGAATAATGAAATGCGACACTAGCTCAGCTGGTAGAGCGCAACCTTGCCAAGGTTGAGGTCACGAGTTCGAACCTCGTGTGTCGCTCCAAATTTTGTATGTTGATTGGCGTCAACATAAGATGGTGTTTTACTTTTCAGTAATCGGCATCGCAATAAAGAATTGCGTGCCCTGGTGGTGGAATTGGTAGACACAAGGGATTTAAAATCCCTCGACGTTCGCGTTGTGCCGGTTCAAGTCCGGCCCGGGGCACCATCTACAAGTCTTTATCTCGATAAAGCAAATGCGACACTAGCTCAGCTGGTAGAGCGCAACCTTGCCAAGGTTGAGGTCACGAGTTCGAACCTCGTGTGTCGCTCCAATTTGAAAAGGCTCATCAGAGATGATGAGCCTTTTTCGCATCTGAAACACACTAAAGCTATTTAAGACATCAGGTCATGAGTTGACCCCGTGTACCTAGCCGGCCGCGTCGTTCCAATTAGAAAAGGCTCGTTAGAAATGACGAGCTTTTTGCATCTAAAACATACTAAAGTAATTTGAGACATTAGGTCACGAGTTGACCCCGTGTCCTAGCCGGCCGCGTCACTCCAATTAGCAAAGGCTCGTCAGAAATGACGAGCTTTTTGCATCTGAAACATACTAAAGTAATTTGAGACATTAGGTCACGAGTTGACCCCGTGTCCTAGCCGGCCGCGTCGTTCCAATTAGAAAAGGCTCGTTAGAAATGACGAGCTTTTTGCATCTGAAACATACTAAAGTAATTTGAGACATTAGGTCACGAGTTGACCCCGTGTCCTAGCCGGCCGCGTCTATCCAAATTAAGAAGCCCGAATCGAAATGTTTGGGCTTTTTGGTTTCTGTCGTCAGCGTTTCCATATCAGTATTCTCCTTGTTCGAACCCGTAATCAAACTTCATTTCTATCACTTAGAACTTTAAAAGCGAGATTCCCTATGAGCTCGTACCTCGCGCTAGGGAATGACGAAAAAGGATTAAGCTCGAAGCCTTCGTAACACACCTTTTGGGTACTTAGTTTGTCATCATCTACCGAAAGCGGCTTAAAGCTTCTCTAACAGCGTTTATATACCCACACCGTCATCCTCGGGCGTGAGGGACGAACGAACCGGGGATCTCGCTTTTTAAACTTACATTGGTGATATTTAAAGCAATTTCTCACTCACTGCGCGTATTAATTAAGCGTTTCTTAAAAACTATTGATAGTTCGTTTCACTTTATGTTACTTTCCCGCGCAATCTCGGAACGGCCGATGTTCAAAAAGAGCCGCGATTGCTTTCTGGGGGATACGCGTAATGACCATTCTTGCTGATTGGGACATTACGTAGGGTAGGTATCGGCTAGTCCTTTAGCTGATAGACGGGATACTTATGGCGCAGTTCGCCATGCTAATGGGAAACCCAACATTGAACATACTAACTACAACATTGCTAATCAGCTCTGCATTTCCAAAGGGACCAGCTCCTCATAGCTGCCCGATCCTGCAAAAATGTCCAATTCTTCAAAACAGTAGCATTACTGAACCTTGAGCTCGCGCTAACAATTTCTCACTGTCTTAAGGCAGCTTAATTTCGTATTCGTCGTTTGACTTATGCGGGCGTACAGCTATATCTCATTTCTAGACAATATGCGTATTTCATTAAGAACTCTTGTTAATCGAGAGGGCTGGTGTGTATTTGTGTTTGCTGGAGGTGAGTATGAACATATTCAAGGGAATTTTTATGACTACCGCCTTTGAAGTCGATATCAACACTATCGCAAATTCATTTTCAACTATGGTTCCTATCGTAGAGGGTACCTATGACCTAACACCTGATACTATTTTGCTTGAGCAAGAGCAGCACGAATCGGATGTTCGCTCATACCCAAGACGCCTACCAATTGCTATCAAGCGAGCATGCGGTGCCTTGGTTGAAGATACTCGTGGACAACTATTTTTAGATTGCTTAGCCGGTGCGGGTACACTTTCTCTGGGTTATAACCACCCAGAAATTAACCAAGCACTCAAAGACCAACTCGATTCTGGTTTGCCATACCAAACTCTTGATATCACGACTCAAGCAAAAGAGACGTTTATCAAGCGAGTGAAAGCCTTTCTTCCTCAAGAGTTTTCAAACAACTCAGTGATTCAATTCTGTGGTCCATCCGGTGCAGATGCTGTTGAAGCGGCGATTAAACTAGCCAAACAAACCACAGGTCGCAATACCATGTTTGCTTTCCGCGGTGCTTACCATGGCATGACTAATGGCACCATGGGCATGATGGGTAACCTAGGCACAAAAGAACGTCGCAGCGGTTTGATGTCTGACGTGCACTTTATGCCTTTCCCCTACAACCTACGCTGCCCGTTTGGCATTGGCGGAGAAGCAGGGGCTAACGCAAGTATTCGTTA encodes:
- the uvrC gene encoding excinuclease ABC subunit UvrC — its product is MYNAEAVVIYVGKAKNLKKRLSSYFRKKVDSEKTRALVSNIDKIDVTVTHTETEALILEHNYIKQYLPKYNVLLRDDKSYPYIFISGHKHPRLSMHRGAKKKKGEYFGPYPDSGAVRETLHLIQKIFPARQCEDTVYANRTRPCLMYQIGRCAAPCVSSIISDEEYSELVDYVRLFLQGKDKLVLETLIEKMDTASRELRFEQAATFRDQIQAIRRVQEQQYVSDDSMEDMDVLGFAQENGVACIHILMIRQGKVLGSRSHFPKIPNNTVREEVFSSFLSQYYLAHNEARTIPTRLILNADLMEDVTPIQEALCEVAGRKIHFNTNPSGVRGRYLKLSNTNALTAITTKINHKMTINQRFKELQEVLSMDAIKRMECFDISHTMGESTIASCVVFNQEGPVKPEYRRYNITGITGGDDYAAMAQALERRYSKQLDVDKIPDIIFIDGGKGQLNRAHEIISQYWGDWPFRPRMMGIAKGVTRKPGLETLITLEGEEFNLPSDAPALHLIQHIRDESHNHAIAGHRAKRGKTRRTSALEGIEGIGPKRRQALLKYMGGLQELKRATVEEIAKVPGISHSLAENIYQALKQ
- the pgsA gene encoding CDP-diacylglycerol--glycerol-3-phosphate 3-phosphatidyltransferase, giving the protein MRLNIPNILSLLRLFLIPVFVVVFYLPYQWAPFAAAMVFWVAGFTDWLDGMLARKLGQTSRFGAFIDPVADKVLVATALILITEHYHSIWVTIPAVTMIAREIIISALREWMAEIGKRASVAVSWVGKVKTVSQMFALWVLIWRYDDWMIWVGYIALYVATILTYWSMAQYLMAAKDDLLDEKHH